One genomic window of Oryctolagus cuniculus chromosome 11, mOryCun1.1, whole genome shotgun sequence includes the following:
- the DTX3 gene encoding probable E3 ubiquitin-protein ligase DTX3 isoform X1, with product MPILSSSGSKMAACGGTCKNKVTVSKPVWDFLSKETPARLARLREEHRVSILIDGETSDIYVLQLSPQGPPPAPPNGLYLARKALKGLLKEAEKELKKAQRQGELMGCLALGGGGEHPELHRPGPPPLRAAPLLPPGARGLPPPPPPLPPPLPPRLREEAEEQESTCPICLGEIQNAKTLEKCRHSFCEGCITRALQVKKACPMCGRFYGQLVGNQPQNGRMLVSKDATLLLPSYEKYGTIVIQYVFPPGVQGAEHPNPGVRYPGTTRVAYLPDCPEGNKVLTLFRKAFDQRLTFTIGTSMTTGRPNVITWNDIHHKTSCTGGPQLCDTSSSPCLGSSPSPWPPRAQRQPPPAGSPLSGEDHVFHLSFSFLHSTWLGRAQLNLQKKRKKKKKKSQTWAVTLNWKSFLEEQGRSPNGGLS from the exons ATGCCAATTCTAAGCTCTTCAGGATCAAA AATGGCAGCCTGTGGAGGCACCTGCAAGAACAAAGTGACTGTCTCCAAGCCTGTGTGGGACTTCCTGAGCAAGGAGACCCCAGCCCGGCTGGCCCGGCTTCGGGAGGAGCACCGCGTGTCCATCCTCATAGATGGCGAGACTTCTGACATCTACGTTCTCCAGCTCTCCCCGCAgggcccgccccccgcccctcccaatGGGCTCTACCTGGCCCGCAAGGCTCTCAAGGGGCTGctgaaggaggcagagaaagagctgaAGAAAGCTCAGAGGCAGGGCGAGCTGATGGGCTGCCtggctctggggggtgggggggagcaccCCGAGCTGCACCGCCCAGGCCCACCCCCGCTCCGAGCAGCCCCCCTCTTGCCCCCAGGGGCACgaggccttcctcctcctcctcctcccctgccccctcccctgcctccccgcctCCGGGAAGAGGCAGAAGAGCAGGAGAGCACCTGCCCCATCTGTCTGGGGGAGATCCAGAACGCCAAGACGCTGGAGAAGTGCCGGCACTCCTTCTGCGAGGGCTGCATCACCCGCGCCCTGCAGGTGAAGAAGGCCTGCCCCATGTGCGGCCGCTTCTACGGGCAGCTGGTGGGCAACCAGCCCCAGAACGGGCGGATGCTGGTCTCCAAGGACGCCACCCTCCTGCTGCCCAGCTATGAGAAGTACGGCACCATTGTCATCCAGTACGTCTTCCCGCCCGGTGTCCAGGGG GCTGAACACCCAAACCCAGGGGTTCGGTATCCTGGCACCACCCGGGTGGCCTACCTCCCGGACTGCCCTGAGGGCAACAAGGTGCTGACCCTGTTCCGGAAGGCGTTTGACCAGCGTCTCACCTTCACCATCGGCACGTCCATGACCACAGGGAGACCGAATGTCATCACCTGGAACGACATCCACCACAAGACCAGCTGCACAGGGGGACCCCAGCTGTGCGACACCTCTTCATCTCCCTGCCTTGGCTCCTCCCCCTCTCCATGGCCACCGAGGGCACAACGTCAGCCCCCTCCCGCTGGGAGCCCCCTAAGTGGAGAGGACCATGTCTTCCATCTCAGTTTCAGTTTCCTACATTCAACCTGGTTGGGAAGGGCCCAGCTtaacttacaaaaaaaaagaaaaaaaaaaaaaaaaaaaagccagacttGGGCTGTTACCTTGAATTGGAAGTCCTTCCtagaggagcaggggaggagtcCAAATGGGGGCCTCTCCTGA
- the DTX3 gene encoding probable E3 ubiquitin-protein ligase DTX3 isoform X3 yields MPILSSSGSKMAACGGTCKNKVTVSKPVWDFLSKETPARLARLREEHRVSILIDGETSDIYVLQLSPQGPPPAPPNGLYLARKALKGLLKEAEKELKKAQRQGELMGCLALGGGGEHPELHRPGPPPLRAAPLLPPGARGLPPPPPPLPPPLPPRLREEAEEQESTCPICLGEIQNAKTLEKCRHSFCEGCITRALQVKKACPMCGRFYGQLVGNQPQNGRMLVSKDATLLLPSYEKYGTIVIQYVFPPGVQGAEHPNPGVRYPGTTRVAYLPDCPEGNKVLTLFRKAFDQRLTFTIGTSMTTGRPNVITWNDIHHKTSCTGGPQLFGYPDPTYLTRVQEELRAKGITDD; encoded by the exons ATGCCAATTCTAAGCTCTTCAGGATCAAA AATGGCAGCCTGTGGAGGCACCTGCAAGAACAAAGTGACTGTCTCCAAGCCTGTGTGGGACTTCCTGAGCAAGGAGACCCCAGCCCGGCTGGCCCGGCTTCGGGAGGAGCACCGCGTGTCCATCCTCATAGATGGCGAGACTTCTGACATCTACGTTCTCCAGCTCTCCCCGCAgggcccgccccccgcccctcccaatGGGCTCTACCTGGCCCGCAAGGCTCTCAAGGGGCTGctgaaggaggcagagaaagagctgaAGAAAGCTCAGAGGCAGGGCGAGCTGATGGGCTGCCtggctctggggggtgggggggagcaccCCGAGCTGCACCGCCCAGGCCCACCCCCGCTCCGAGCAGCCCCCCTCTTGCCCCCAGGGGCACgaggccttcctcctcctcctcctcccctgccccctcccctgcctccccgcctCCGGGAAGAGGCAGAAGAGCAGGAGAGCACCTGCCCCATCTGTCTGGGGGAGATCCAGAACGCCAAGACGCTGGAGAAGTGCCGGCACTCCTTCTGCGAGGGCTGCATCACCCGCGCCCTGCAGGTGAAGAAGGCCTGCCCCATGTGCGGCCGCTTCTACGGGCAGCTGGTGGGCAACCAGCCCCAGAACGGGCGGATGCTGGTCTCCAAGGACGCCACCCTCCTGCTGCCCAGCTATGAGAAGTACGGCACCATTGTCATCCAGTACGTCTTCCCGCCCGGTGTCCAGGGG GCTGAACACCCAAACCCAGGGGTTCGGTATCCTGGCACCACCCGGGTGGCCTACCTCCCGGACTGCCCTGAGGGCAACAAGGTGCTGACCCTGTTCCGGAAGGCGTTTGACCAGCGTCTCACCTTCACCATCGGCACGTCCATGACCACAGGGAGACCGAATGTCATCACCTGGAACGACATCCACCACAAGACCAGCTGCACAGGGGGACCCCAGCT GTTTGGGTACCCGGACCCTACCTACCTGACCCGGGTGCAAGAGGAACTGAGAGCCAAGGGTATCACAGATGACTGA
- the DTX3 gene encoding probable E3 ubiquitin-protein ligase DTX3 isoform X4 encodes MSFVLSRMAACGGTCKNKVTVSKPVWDFLSKETPARLARLREEHRVSILIDGETSDIYVLQLSPQGPPPAPPNGLYLARKALKGLLKEAEKELKKAQRQGELMGCLALGGGGEHPELHRPGPPPLRAAPLLPPGARGLPPPPPPLPPPLPPRLREEAEEQESTCPICLGEIQNAKTLEKCRHSFCEGCITRALQVKKACPMCGRFYGQLVGNQPQNGRMLVSKDATLLLPSYEKYGTIVIQYVFPPGVQGAEHPNPGVRYPGTTRVAYLPDCPEGNKVLTLFRKAFDQRLTFTIGTSMTTGRPNVITWNDIHHKTSCTGGPQLFGYPDPTYLTRVQEELRAKGITDD; translated from the exons A TGTCGTTCGTCCTGTCCAGAATGGCAGCCTGTGGAGGCACCTGCAAGAACAAAGTGACTGTCTCCAAGCCTGTGTGGGACTTCCTGAGCAAGGAGACCCCAGCCCGGCTGGCCCGGCTTCGGGAGGAGCACCGCGTGTCCATCCTCATAGATGGCGAGACTTCTGACATCTACGTTCTCCAGCTCTCCCCGCAgggcccgccccccgcccctcccaatGGGCTCTACCTGGCCCGCAAGGCTCTCAAGGGGCTGctgaaggaggcagagaaagagctgaAGAAAGCTCAGAGGCAGGGCGAGCTGATGGGCTGCCtggctctggggggtgggggggagcaccCCGAGCTGCACCGCCCAGGCCCACCCCCGCTCCGAGCAGCCCCCCTCTTGCCCCCAGGGGCACgaggccttcctcctcctcctcctcccctgccccctcccctgcctccccgcctCCGGGAAGAGGCAGAAGAGCAGGAGAGCACCTGCCCCATCTGTCTGGGGGAGATCCAGAACGCCAAGACGCTGGAGAAGTGCCGGCACTCCTTCTGCGAGGGCTGCATCACCCGCGCCCTGCAGGTGAAGAAGGCCTGCCCCATGTGCGGCCGCTTCTACGGGCAGCTGGTGGGCAACCAGCCCCAGAACGGGCGGATGCTGGTCTCCAAGGACGCCACCCTCCTGCTGCCCAGCTATGAGAAGTACGGCACCATTGTCATCCAGTACGTCTTCCCGCCCGGTGTCCAGGGG GCTGAACACCCAAACCCAGGGGTTCGGTATCCTGGCACCACCCGGGTGGCCTACCTCCCGGACTGCCCTGAGGGCAACAAGGTGCTGACCCTGTTCCGGAAGGCGTTTGACCAGCGTCTCACCTTCACCATCGGCACGTCCATGACCACAGGGAGACCGAATGTCATCACCTGGAACGACATCCACCACAAGACCAGCTGCACAGGGGGACCCCAGCT GTTTGGGTACCCGGACCCTACCTACCTGACCCGGGTGCAAGAGGAACTGAGAGCCAAGGGTATCACAGATGACTGA
- the DTX3 gene encoding probable E3 ubiquitin-protein ligase DTX3 isoform X2 has protein sequence MSFVLSRMAACGGTCKNKVTVSKPVWDFLSKETPARLARLREEHRVSILIDGETSDIYVLQLSPQGPPPAPPNGLYLARKALKGLLKEAEKELKKAQRQGELMGCLALGGGGEHPELHRPGPPPLRAAPLLPPGARGLPPPPPPLPPPLPPRLREEAEEQESTCPICLGEIQNAKTLEKCRHSFCEGCITRALQVKKACPMCGRFYGQLVGNQPQNGRMLVSKDATLLLPSYEKYGTIVIQYVFPPGVQGAEHPNPGVRYPGTTRVAYLPDCPEGNKVLTLFRKAFDQRLTFTIGTSMTTGRPNVITWNDIHHKTSCTGGPQLCDTSSSPCLGSSPSPWPPRAQRQPPPAGSPLSGEDHVFHLSFSFLHSTWLGRAQLNLQKKRKKKKKKSQTWAVTLNWKSFLEEQGRSPNGGLS, from the exons A TGTCGTTCGTCCTGTCCAGAATGGCAGCCTGTGGAGGCACCTGCAAGAACAAAGTGACTGTCTCCAAGCCTGTGTGGGACTTCCTGAGCAAGGAGACCCCAGCCCGGCTGGCCCGGCTTCGGGAGGAGCACCGCGTGTCCATCCTCATAGATGGCGAGACTTCTGACATCTACGTTCTCCAGCTCTCCCCGCAgggcccgccccccgcccctcccaatGGGCTCTACCTGGCCCGCAAGGCTCTCAAGGGGCTGctgaaggaggcagagaaagagctgaAGAAAGCTCAGAGGCAGGGCGAGCTGATGGGCTGCCtggctctggggggtgggggggagcaccCCGAGCTGCACCGCCCAGGCCCACCCCCGCTCCGAGCAGCCCCCCTCTTGCCCCCAGGGGCACgaggccttcctcctcctcctcctcccctgccccctcccctgcctccccgcctCCGGGAAGAGGCAGAAGAGCAGGAGAGCACCTGCCCCATCTGTCTGGGGGAGATCCAGAACGCCAAGACGCTGGAGAAGTGCCGGCACTCCTTCTGCGAGGGCTGCATCACCCGCGCCCTGCAGGTGAAGAAGGCCTGCCCCATGTGCGGCCGCTTCTACGGGCAGCTGGTGGGCAACCAGCCCCAGAACGGGCGGATGCTGGTCTCCAAGGACGCCACCCTCCTGCTGCCCAGCTATGAGAAGTACGGCACCATTGTCATCCAGTACGTCTTCCCGCCCGGTGTCCAGGGG GCTGAACACCCAAACCCAGGGGTTCGGTATCCTGGCACCACCCGGGTGGCCTACCTCCCGGACTGCCCTGAGGGCAACAAGGTGCTGACCCTGTTCCGGAAGGCGTTTGACCAGCGTCTCACCTTCACCATCGGCACGTCCATGACCACAGGGAGACCGAATGTCATCACCTGGAACGACATCCACCACAAGACCAGCTGCACAGGGGGACCCCAGCTGTGCGACACCTCTTCATCTCCCTGCCTTGGCTCCTCCCCCTCTCCATGGCCACCGAGGGCACAACGTCAGCCCCCTCCCGCTGGGAGCCCCCTAAGTGGAGAGGACCATGTCTTCCATCTCAGTTTCAGTTTCCTACATTCAACCTGGTTGGGAAGGGCCCAGCTtaacttacaaaaaaaaagaaaaaaaaaaaaaaaaaaaagccagacttGGGCTGTTACCTTGAATTGGAAGTCCTTCCtagaggagcaggggaggagtcCAAATGGGGGCCTCTCCTGA